A region of Streptomyces sp. R44 DNA encodes the following proteins:
- the rodA gene encoding rod shape-determining protein RodA, giving the protein MTAPHGFSVSRYAPERGTLAKLAARDSVLRRLDWPILLSALALSGIGSLLVWSATRGRTELNQGDPYYFLFRHVLNTGIGLALMIGTIWLGHRTLRGAVPILYGLSIVLILAVLTPLGATINGAHAWIVVGGGFSLQPSEFVKITIILVMAMLLAAKVDAGDQLHPDHRTVAKALGLAALPMGIVMLMPDLGSVMVMAVIVLGVLLASGASNRWVLGLIGAGVLGAVLVTALGMLDEYQINRFAAFANPDLDPAGVGYNTNQARIAIGSGGLLGAGLFKGSQTTGQFVPEQQTDFVFTVAGEELGFVGAGLILVLLGVILWRSCRIARETTELYGTVVAAGIIAWFAFQSFENIGMTLGIMPVAGLPLPFVSYGGSSMFAVWVAIGLLQSIRVQRPMTA; this is encoded by the coding sequence ATGACCGCACCCCACGGCTTCTCCGTCTCCCGGTACGCACCCGAGCGCGGCACCCTCGCCAAGCTGGCCGCCCGCGACTCGGTGCTCCGCCGGCTCGACTGGCCCATCCTGCTCTCGGCGCTCGCCCTCTCCGGCATCGGCTCGCTGCTCGTCTGGTCCGCCACCCGCGGCCGCACCGAGCTCAACCAGGGCGACCCGTACTACTTCCTCTTCCGGCACGTGCTCAACACCGGCATCGGGCTCGCCCTGATGATCGGCACGATCTGGCTCGGCCACCGCACCCTGCGCGGCGCGGTGCCTATCCTCTACGGCCTCTCGATCGTGCTGATCCTCGCCGTCCTCACCCCGCTCGGCGCCACCATCAACGGCGCCCACGCGTGGATCGTCGTCGGCGGCGGCTTCTCGCTCCAGCCCAGCGAATTCGTGAAGATCACGATCATCCTGGTCATGGCGATGCTCCTCGCCGCCAAGGTCGACGCCGGCGACCAGCTCCACCCCGACCACCGCACCGTCGCCAAGGCCCTCGGCCTGGCCGCCCTCCCCATGGGCATCGTCATGCTGATGCCCGACCTCGGCTCGGTCATGGTCATGGCCGTCATCGTGCTCGGCGTCCTGCTCGCCTCCGGCGCCTCCAACCGCTGGGTCCTCGGCCTCATCGGCGCCGGCGTCCTCGGCGCGGTCCTCGTCACCGCGCTCGGCATGCTCGACGAGTACCAGATCAACCGCTTCGCGGCCTTCGCCAACCCCGACCTCGACCCCGCCGGCGTCGGCTACAACACCAACCAGGCCCGCATCGCCATCGGCTCCGGCGGCCTCCTCGGCGCCGGCCTCTTCAAGGGCTCGCAGACCACCGGCCAGTTCGTCCCCGAACAGCAGACCGACTTCGTCTTCACGGTCGCCGGCGAGGAACTCGGCTTCGTGGGCGCCGGACTGATCCTCGTTCTGCTGGGCGTCATCCTCTGGCGCTCCTGCCGGATCGCCCGCGAGACCACCGAGCTCTACGGCACCGTCGTCGCGGCCGGGATCATCGCCTGGTTCGCCTTCCAGTCCTTCGAGAACATCGGCATGACCCTCGGCATCATGCCCGTCGCCGGTCTGCCGCTGCCGTTCGTCTCCTACGGCGGCTCGTCGATGTTCGCCGTATGGGTGGCGATCGGGCTGCTCCAGTCGATCCGGGTACAACGGCCCATGACGGCCTGA
- the mrdA gene encoding penicillin-binding protein 2 has product MSNIPETGRTPRVQIRLVVIQILVFSLLLTLGGRLWYLQIRNGKEYTDEAKNNHVQQVVQPAVRGSLLDARGVPLADNETRLVVSASRTELMKMKDRGRAVLTRLADVLDMKPDEVINKIRLCDSKTPKPCWNGSPYQPIPVTDEATTQQALQIRERAEDFPGITAEPTAVRRYPAPGKSRTSQVLGYLSPVTDAEIEKAKDTDSPFLRSDQVGRSGLERTYDKELRGKAGVTRYEVDNLGRVIGQAKSDPAVPGSNVVTSIDARVQAVAEWELHNAMVEARKTYDKNTSENYKADAGAVLVMETKTGRIVAMASQPDYDPNAWVGGISAKDYAALTGKDSNFPLLNRAIQGQAAPGSIFKVMSTTAAVNAGYEFNGHYPCPSSYAIGGQVFKNFESQGHGSITLGQALEVSCDTVFYALAHQQWLKDGGMKPKKDAKDWFYRTAHQFGLGAETGIDLPNEVTGRVPDRKWKQDFWAANKDYWCKIGKRGGTYVQQLSYENCLEGNLMRAGDSVNYSIGQGDTLVTPIQMATIYAAIANGGTLWNPTVGKAIISPDGKKVTEIKPQSHGKLPMTPETRDLIEEALAGVATRGTAAWRFGGWPQDKIPMHAKTGTAEVYGKQTTSWFATYTKDYAIVMTISQGGTGSGASGPAVRNIYDALYGLDDAGNQDLKRALLPQPQQALPKIEADGSIDAPKIKPYDPEVGKIDPNAPVKADATKPDPDPTKKPDDDQTLAGPPAGRHRD; this is encoded by the coding sequence ATGAGCAACATCCCCGAGACCGGACGGACCCCCCGGGTCCAGATCCGGCTCGTCGTCATCCAGATCCTCGTCTTCTCCCTGCTGCTCACCCTGGGCGGCCGGCTCTGGTACCTCCAGATCCGCAACGGCAAGGAGTACACGGACGAGGCGAAGAACAACCACGTCCAGCAGGTCGTCCAGCCCGCCGTCCGCGGCTCGCTCCTCGACGCCCGCGGCGTCCCGCTCGCCGACAACGAGACCCGGCTCGTGGTCTCCGCGTCCCGCACCGAGCTGATGAAGATGAAGGACCGGGGCAGGGCCGTCCTGACCCGGCTCGCCGACGTCCTCGACATGAAGCCCGACGAGGTCATCAACAAGATCCGGCTCTGCGACTCCAAGACGCCCAAGCCCTGCTGGAACGGTTCGCCCTACCAGCCGATCCCGGTCACCGACGAGGCCACCACCCAGCAGGCCCTCCAGATCCGCGAGCGCGCCGAGGACTTCCCCGGCATCACCGCCGAACCCACCGCCGTCCGCCGCTACCCGGCCCCCGGCAAGTCCCGCACCTCCCAGGTCCTCGGCTACCTCTCGCCCGTCACCGACGCCGAGATCGAGAAGGCCAAGGACACCGACTCGCCGTTCCTCCGCTCCGACCAGGTCGGCCGCTCCGGACTCGAGCGCACCTACGACAAGGAACTGCGCGGCAAGGCCGGCGTCACCCGCTACGAGGTCGACAACCTCGGCCGCGTCATCGGCCAGGCCAAGAGCGACCCCGCCGTCCCCGGCTCCAACGTCGTCACCTCCATCGACGCCCGCGTCCAGGCGGTCGCCGAGTGGGAGCTGCACAACGCGATGGTGGAGGCCCGCAAGACGTACGACAAGAACACCAGCGAGAACTACAAGGCCGACGCGGGCGCCGTCCTCGTCATGGAGACGAAGACCGGCCGCATCGTCGCCATGGCCTCGCAGCCCGACTACGACCCCAACGCCTGGGTCGGCGGCATCTCAGCCAAGGACTACGCCGCCCTCACCGGCAAGGACTCCAACTTCCCGCTCCTCAACCGGGCCATCCAGGGCCAGGCCGCCCCCGGCTCCATCTTCAAGGTCATGTCGACCACCGCCGCCGTCAACGCCGGATACGAGTTCAACGGGCACTACCCGTGCCCCTCCTCGTACGCCATCGGCGGCCAGGTCTTCAAGAACTTCGAGTCCCAGGGCCACGGCTCCATCACCCTCGGCCAGGCCCTCGAAGTCTCCTGCGACACCGTCTTCTACGCCCTCGCGCACCAGCAGTGGCTCAAGGACGGGGGCATGAAGCCGAAGAAGGACGCCAAGGACTGGTTCTACCGGACGGCCCACCAGTTCGGCCTCGGCGCCGAGACCGGCATCGACCTCCCCAACGAGGTCACCGGCCGCGTCCCCGACCGCAAGTGGAAGCAGGACTTCTGGGCGGCCAACAAGGACTACTGGTGCAAGATCGGCAAGCGCGGCGGCACCTACGTCCAGCAGCTCTCCTACGAGAACTGCCTCGAAGGCAACCTCATGCGCGCCGGTGACTCCGTCAACTACTCCATCGGCCAGGGCGACACCCTCGTCACCCCCATCCAGATGGCCACCATCTACGCCGCCATCGCCAACGGCGGCACCCTGTGGAACCCGACCGTCGGCAAGGCGATCATCAGCCCCGACGGCAAGAAGGTCACCGAGATCAAGCCCCAGTCCCACGGCAAGCTCCCGATGACCCCGGAGACCCGCGACTTGATAGAGGAAGCCCTCGCGGGAGTCGCCACCCGCGGTACCGCCGCCTGGCGATTCGGCGGCTGGCCGCAGGACAAGATCCCGATGCACGCCAAGACGGGTACCGCCGAGGTCTACGGCAAGCAGACGACCTCCTGGTTCGCCACGTACACCAAGGACTACGCGATCGTCATGACGATCTCCCAGGGTGGTACCGGCTCCGGCGCCTCCGGCCCCGCCGTGCGCAACATCTACGACGCGCTCTACGGACTCGACGACGCCGGCAACCAGGACCTCAAGCGGGCCCTGCTGCCGCAGCCGCAGCAGGCCCTGCCGAAGATCGAGGCCGACGGCTCCATCGACGCGCCGAAGATCAAGCCGTACGACCCCGAGGTCGGGAAGATCGACCCGAACGCGCCCGTGAAGGCGGACGCCACCAAGCCCGACCCGGACCCCACGAAGAAGCCGGACGACGACCAGACCCTCGCGGGCCCGCCCGCGGGCCGGCACCGGGACTGA
- the mreD gene encoding rod shape-determining protein MreD → MKFNRILLSATLIVVALVVQVSVLARLQLPGAVPDLVLLTVVGLALVYGPVSGSLIGFTAGLLSDLAPPADHAAGRYALVLCVIGYLVGLAKPDNGRLTSASGPMAVVVVAALGSTLLYAGVGALVGDTAARHVGLGFLLFTAAVYDLLLAPFTVPLIMALARRAENDPLADAGGGNGADVASGWLSSGTGLRIGAQRGGLRVKAARSRASRAGRIKGVKRL, encoded by the coding sequence GTGAAGTTCAACCGCATCCTCCTCTCCGCCACCCTGATCGTCGTCGCCCTCGTCGTCCAGGTCTCCGTCCTCGCCCGCCTCCAGCTCCCCGGCGCCGTCCCCGACCTCGTCCTCCTCACCGTCGTCGGCCTCGCCCTCGTCTACGGACCGGTCAGCGGCTCCCTCATCGGCTTCACCGCCGGCCTCCTCTCCGACCTCGCCCCGCCCGCCGACCACGCCGCCGGCCGCTACGCCCTCGTGCTCTGCGTCATCGGCTACCTCGTCGGCCTCGCGAAGCCGGACAACGGCCGGCTGACCTCCGCGAGCGGCCCCATGGCCGTCGTCGTCGTCGCGGCCCTCGGCTCCACCCTGCTGTACGCGGGCGTGGGCGCCCTCGTCGGCGACACCGCCGCCCGCCATGTCGGCCTCGGCTTCCTGCTGTTCACCGCGGCCGTGTACGACCTGCTCCTCGCGCCCTTCACGGTGCCGCTCATCATGGCCCTGGCCCGCCGCGCCGAGAACGACCCGCTCGCCGACGCCGGCGGCGGCAACGGCGCCGACGTCGCCTCCGGCTGGCTCTCCTCCGGCACCGGTCTCAGGATCGGCGCCCAGCGCGGCGGCCTGCGCGTGAAGGCCGCACGGAGCCGCGCCTCACGCGCCGGACGCATCAAGGGAGTCAAGCGACTGTGA